In Pseudomonadota bacterium, a single window of DNA contains:
- a CDS encoding VWA domain-containing protein, with the protein MFRFEYPTLLFLLLAIPVLLFIIFKRRNQGIIHSYTSRLLVITGGGNQLLARIPIIFRTSCLILLVIAAARPQLYNIKKNVSSSGVDIMLSLDTSGSMRALDFKFDEKPVNRLVVVKKVVSEFIKKREADRIGLVVFGEEAFTQSPLTMDKGMLLSLVDKMEIGMAGDSTAIGNAIAIAGKRLKDLKAKSKIIIILTDGKNNSGDITPEEAADAAAALGIKIYTIGVGGTGPAPFKVKTFFGPRIVRQSVEFDEETLKRIAIKGKGKYFRATDSKQLAEIYEIINKAEKTEVKTKEFFNFKELYYYFLIPAIILFVLELFLKTTVLRVIS; encoded by the coding sequence ATGTTTAGATTTGAATATCCTACATTATTATTTCTGCTTTTGGCGATTCCGGTGCTGTTGTTTATTATATTTAAACGAAGAAACCAAGGCATCATACATTCATATACATCCCGATTATTAGTAATCACAGGCGGTGGAAACCAGCTTTTGGCAAGGATTCCAATAATCTTTAGAACATCTTGTCTTATTCTTCTCGTGATAGCCGCAGCAAGGCCCCAGTTATATAATATTAAAAAAAATGTCAGTTCTTCCGGTGTGGATATCATGTTAAGCCTTGATACCTCAGGTTCCATGCGGGCTTTAGATTTTAAGTTTGATGAAAAACCGGTTAACAGACTTGTGGTTGTTAAGAAGGTAGTAAGTGAATTTATTAAAAAAAGAGAGGCAGACAGGATAGGCCTTGTTGTATTTGGAGAAGAAGCATTTACACAGTCTCCTTTAACTATGGATAAGGGCATGCTTCTAAGTCTTGTGGATAAAATGGAGATCGGCATGGCCGGAGACAGCACGGCAATAGGTAACGCAATCGCCATTGCCGGAAAAAGGCTAAAAGATCTTAAAGCAAAATCTAAAATCATAATTATCTTAACAGACGGAAAAAACAATAGCGGTGATATAACACCGGAAGAAGCCGCTGATGCGGCAGCAGCATTGGGAATTAAAATCTATACTATAGGCGTGGGTGGAACCGGACCTGCTCCTTTTAAAGTCAAAACATTTTTTGGCCCGCGTATAGTCAGGCAGAGTGTTGAGTTTGATGAAGAAACATTGAAAAGAATTGCGATAAAAGGAAAGGGGAAATATTTCAGGGCAACAGACAGTAAACAGCTTGCCGAAATATATGAGATTATAAACAAAGCGGAAAAGACAGAAGTAAAGACAAAGGAATTTTTTAATTTTAAAGAGCTTTACTATTATTTTCTTATCCCTGCTATAATTCTTTTTGTGTTGGAGCTATTTTTGAAAACAACTGTATTGAGGGTTATATCATGA
- a CDS encoding DUF58 domain-containing protein, whose protein sequence is MLSEELFKKIQKLHFKTSKMASDLFAGQYESAFKGHGIEFAEVREYQPGDDVRNIDWNVSARAGHPFVKVFHEERELTVILLLDLSGSHLFGTRKKFKRDLLAEVAGMIAFLAIRTNDKVGAVLFSSMVEKYIPPKKGVSHVWRLIKEIFSYEPQDLKTDIDKALIYLNRVVKRHAIVFLISDFLDSDFEKSLKLTAKKHDLTIIRISDPAEEKLPEVGFTILRDPETKQELLVNTSSREFKKIFFTELERQKKYLSEITKKSGIDLLELSTDGPIVEPLMRLFEKRRKRL, encoded by the coding sequence ATGCTTTCCGAAGAGCTTTTTAAAAAAATTCAAAAGCTTCATTTTAAAACAAGCAAAATGGCCAGCGATCTTTTTGCCGGTCAGTATGAAAGCGCATTCAAAGGCCATGGTATAGAGTTTGCGGAAGTAAGAGAATACCAGCCGGGTGATGATGTCCGTAACATTGACTGGAATGTATCGGCTCGTGCTGGTCACCCATTCGTAAAAGTATTTCACGAGGAAAGAGAGCTTACCGTAATACTTTTACTGGATCTTTCCGGCTCACACCTGTTTGGCACAAGAAAAAAATTCAAAAGAGATCTTTTGGCAGAAGTGGCCGGTATGATCGCATTTCTTGCCATCCGGACTAATGATAAGGTCGGGGCCGTACTGTTTAGCTCAATGGTAGAAAAATATATACCTCCTAAAAAGGGAGTATCTCATGTATGGCGCCTTATCAAAGAAATATTCAGTTATGAACCGCAAGATCTTAAAACTGATATCGATAAGGCTTTAATATATCTTAACAGAGTAGTAAAGCGGCATGCCATTGTTTTTTTAATATCAGATTTTTTAGATAGTGATTTTGAGAAATCATTAAAACTAACTGCTAAAAAGCATGATCTCACAATTATCCGCATATCCGATCCGGCTGAAGAAAAACTGCCTGAAGTGGGTTTTACTATACTTCGAGATCCTGAGACTAAGCAGGAATTGCTGGTTAACACATCAAGCAGGGAATTTAAAAAAATATTTTTCACAGAACTGGAAAGGCAAAAAAAATACCTGTCAGAAATTACAAAAAAATCAGGAATTGATCTATTGGAGCTTTCAACAGATGGACCGATAGTTGAACCTTTAATGCGCCTTTTTGAAAAAAGGAGAAAAAGATTGTGA
- a CDS encoding MoxR family ATPase — MNIQEITAEVENKSLVFRKILAEVEKVIVGQKNLLEKMLIGLLCDGHLLLEGLPGLAKTTAVKTLAAAIKTSFQRIQFTPDLLPADILGTQIYRPDNSSFEIKKGPIFHNIILADEINRAPAKVQSALLEAMQERQVTIGEKSFILERPFLVIATQNPIEHEGTYPLPEAQIDRFMLKIKVDYPTAAEEKKIIERVNDMAAEKVQGVVEVSEVEAATKILRLIHMEEKITDYIVNISRATRNPGEYGLEIGPMINYGASPRASIWLSMAARAHAFLAGRGYVTPQDVKSMAFDVLRHRIILSYEAEAEGKSSDDLIRILLERIEVP; from the coding sequence ATGAATATACAGGAGATTACCGCGGAAGTAGAAAACAAGAGTCTGGTTTTTCGAAAAATATTGGCGGAAGTGGAAAAAGTTATTGTAGGACAAAAAAACCTTCTGGAAAAGATGCTTATAGGATTGCTATGTGACGGACATCTTCTTCTGGAAGGGCTTCCAGGGTTGGCCAAAACAACAGCGGTTAAAACACTTGCTGCGGCTATCAAGACTTCTTTTCAAAGAATACAGTTTACTCCCGATCTTTTACCTGCCGATATCCTTGGGACACAGATTTACCGGCCGGATAACAGCTCTTTTGAGATCAAAAAAGGTCCGATATTTCATAATATAATTTTGGCGGATGAGATCAACCGGGCGCCTGCCAAAGTTCAGAGTGCCCTTTTGGAAGCCATGCAGGAGCGCCAGGTAACAATCGGTGAAAAGAGTTTCATACTTGAAAGGCCATTTTTAGTAATTGCTACTCAAAATCCGATTGAACATGAAGGGACATATCCACTTCCCGAAGCGCAGATAGACCGTTTTATGTTGAAGATAAAAGTGGATTATCCTACAGCAGCAGAAGAGAAAAAGATAATAGAACGTGTAAATGATATGGCAGCGGAAAAAGTCCAAGGAGTGGTAGAAGTAAGTGAGGTGGAAGCGGCTACAAAAATTCTCCGCTTAATCCATATGGAAGAAAAAATTACGGACTATATCGTAAATATATCAAGAGCTACCCGTAATCCAGGCGAGTATGGACTGGAAATAGGCCCCATGATAAATTACGGAGCTTCTCCCAGGGCGTCTATATGGCTGAGTATGGCTGCACGGGCTCATGCATTTCTTGCGGGAAGAGGCTATGTAACTCCACAGGATGTGAAATCCATGGCTTTTGATGTTCTTCGGCACCGAATTATATTAAGCTATGAGGCTGAAGCCGAGGGCAAGAGCAGTGACGATTTGATCAGGATACTTCTTGAGCGGATTGAGGTGCCATGA
- a CDS encoding RNB domain-containing ribonuclease, with product MESGNIVEYIDLQKIICAVVLEIKNHRLKLLTEANREINVPIQRLSHKGKVQLDMSMGRNKMVNALKEISNRRKTLINNINIKELWEKLKSEHEWIDLPTMTHFCYPDNPTCDHESAVIRAFFNNRMYFKFDSDRFFPNSEQAVEQIEAREIETVRMNKLIEEAGLWVRSAVNKPFAKGSLNGNTSKFAEILKSAFLWGKESSHYQTAKAILKKAGLEPDDELFRLFVALGIFDEDENIDLHRLGVPISFPDNLSGRLEEIKSLPDNFLVYDKRKDLTDLSVITIDGQSTLDFDDAISIEDKDGYYSLGIHIADVAQYVKKGDAIDTEAIIRASSIYMPDQKIPMLPSVIAEDICSLKEGEIRSCISIMVNIRPTADIIDYEIFPSYIRVKRQMTYYDANTCIDGNKEISVLYDLAKKFRRARLDSGAVYITMPDINVWVDVNRVITINKINRESPGRMMISEIMIMANWLMAKFLAQNNTPAIFRSQPDPKQRLYKGEDGSLFQNYMQRRFLSRFTLGSVPQRHSGLGLNCYVTATSPIRKYYDLITQRQIRAICGIDTPHTSEEIDKIIQLVEKPMTNVLNIQFRRNRYWLLKYLESRTGQKEEAIVLAKRRRSYQILIPEYMIECELPSSSGIDLKPEDLIQVTIMHVNARKEVLSVFMG from the coding sequence ATGGAATCAGGAAATATAGTTGAATATATAGACTTGCAGAAAATTATTTGTGCGGTTGTACTGGAAATTAAAAATCATAGGCTCAAGCTATTAACCGAAGCAAATCGGGAAATTAATGTGCCCATTCAGCGTCTTTCCCATAAGGGTAAGGTGCAACTTGACATGTCTATGGGTAGAAACAAAATGGTTAATGCCCTTAAAGAAATTTCAAACAGGCGCAAAACTCTTATTAATAATATAAATATCAAAGAGTTATGGGAAAAATTGAAATCGGAGCATGAATGGATAGACCTTCCTACTATGACGCATTTCTGTTATCCTGATAATCCTACATGTGATCACGAGTCTGCGGTTATCAGGGCGTTTTTTAATAACAGAATGTATTTCAAGTTTGATTCTGACAGGTTTTTCCCTAATTCCGAACAAGCGGTTGAACAGATAGAAGCAAGAGAAATAGAAACAGTCCGGATGAACAAACTGATAGAAGAAGCCGGGCTTTGGGTAAGAAGCGCTGTGAATAAGCCTTTTGCAAAAGGCAGCTTAAATGGTAATACAAGCAAATTCGCAGAGATTTTAAAATCAGCGTTTTTATGGGGAAAAGAGAGCAGTCATTATCAAACAGCGAAAGCGATTTTAAAAAAAGCTGGATTAGAACCCGACGATGAGCTTTTCCGGCTTTTTGTAGCACTTGGCATATTCGATGAAGACGAAAACATAGATCTTCACAGGCTGGGGGTTCCCATCTCTTTTCCCGATAATTTATCAGGCAGACTTGAAGAAATAAAATCTCTTCCCGATAATTTTTTAGTATACGATAAGCGAAAAGACCTTACGGATCTTTCGGTAATTACAATTGACGGGCAGTCTACCCTTGATTTTGACGATGCGATAAGTATTGAGGATAAGGACGGCTATTATAGCCTTGGTATACACATAGCAGATGTTGCTCAATATGTTAAGAAGGGTGATGCTATTGACACTGAGGCGATTATCCGGGCAAGTTCGATTTATATGCCTGACCAAAAAATACCCATGCTTCCATCTGTTATTGCAGAAGATATTTGCAGCCTTAAAGAAGGGGAAATACGCTCCTGTATAAGTATTATGGTAAATATCAGACCCACAGCCGATATTATCGATTACGAAATTTTTCCTTCTTATATCAGAGTAAAGCGCCAGATGACATATTATGATGCAAATACTTGTATAGACGGAAATAAGGAAATATCTGTTCTATATGATCTGGCCAAAAAATTCCGCCGTGCAAGGCTGGATTCAGGGGCGGTTTATATTACTATGCCTGATATCAATGTTTGGGTAGATGTAAACCGGGTAATCACAATAAACAAAATAAACAGAGAAAGTCCCGGAAGGATGATGATATCCGAGATAATGATTATGGCAAACTGGCTTATGGCAAAATTTCTTGCCCAAAACAATACTCCTGCAATTTTCAGGTCGCAGCCAGATCCAAAGCAGCGACTTTACAAAGGGGAAGATGGCTCTTTGTTTCAGAATTATATGCAAAGACGGTTTTTAAGCAGGTTTACTCTTGGTTCAGTTCCGCAGCGCCATTCAGGGCTTGGTCTTAATTGTTATGTTACTGCTACTTCTCCAATCAGAAAATATTATGATCTTATAACCCAGCGCCAGATAAGGGCGATTTGCGGTATAGATACTCCACATACATCCGAAGAAATAGACAAAATTATACAGCTTGTTGAAAAACCTATGACGAATGTGCTAAATATCCAGTTCAGGCGAAACCGTTATTGGCTTTTAAAATACCTTGAGTCAAGAACCGGGCAGAAAGAAGAAGCCATAGTTCTTGCTAAAAGAAGGAGAAGTTACCAGATACTCATACCTGAATATATGATAGAATGCGAACTGCCATCTTCAAGCGGCATAGATTTAAAACCGGAAGATCTCATTCAGGTAACTATAATGCATGTTAATGCTAGAAAAGAAGTTCTTTCCGTATTTATGGGATAA